A window from bacterium encodes these proteins:
- a CDS encoding DUF4186 domain-containing protein: MCDIDDLFAALGRSEFRSRFKLGGKEAQYLMEKGLATILEHARDFVMKRLADTDPANDGRQTPMSNHPVFIAQHATATCCRKCLAKWHKIPKGRPLLQVEVGYIVRVIEHWLKSQDACVGASGATSNLPKV, from the coding sequence ATGTGTGATATTGACGATTTGTTTGCAGCTTTGGGGCGGTCGGAGTTTCGCAGCCGTTTCAAGCTTGGCGGCAAAGAGGCGCAGTATCTTATGGAGAAAGGGCTTGCGACGATTCTCGAACACGCGAGGGATTTCGTTATGAAGCGTCTGGCCGACACCGACCCGGCCAACGACGGCCGACAGACGCCCATGAGTAACCATCCGGTCTTTATCGCGCAGCACGCGACCGCGACGTGCTGTCGAAAGTGCCTGGCAAAATGGCACAAAATCCCCAAAGGCCGACCTCTGCTGCAAGTCGAGGTAGGCTACATTGTCAGGGTCATAGAACACTGGCTGAAGAGCCAGGATGCCTGTGTGGGGGCGTCGGGGGCAACGTCCAATTTGCCCAAGGTGTGA
- a CDS encoding SagB/ThcOx family dehydrogenase codes for MSSVGDEFQRKTKYSADSMGGHRLDWNAKPDVYKEYPQTKKIELPSFEPSRPMTLDGALKQRKSVRDFKARPISLGQLAYLLWASTGVERIEQGYEFRTAPSAGALYPIETYVIVNEVRKLEPGLYHYSIKAHQLEELRRGDFRGQIAAAALGQGMCATAGVVFVWSAVFERCKWKYGQRAYRYIYLDAGHIAENLALAAVSLNLGSCEIGALFDDQVNAILGLDGEEESVVCMGVVGVPA; via the coding sequence ATGAGCAGCGTCGGCGATGAATTTCAACGGAAGACGAAGTACTCAGCGGATAGTATGGGCGGACACCGGCTTGACTGGAATGCCAAGCCTGACGTGTACAAGGAGTACCCGCAGACCAAGAAGATTGAGCTTCCGAGTTTCGAGCCTTCGCGACCGATGACGCTGGACGGGGCCCTTAAGCAGAGAAAGAGCGTTCGGGACTTCAAAGCAAGGCCCATAAGCCTGGGGCAGTTGGCTTATTTGCTTTGGGCATCGACGGGTGTGGAGAGGATAGAGCAGGGCTACGAGTTTCGGACGGCGCCATCGGCCGGAGCGCTCTATCCGATAGAGACTTATGTGATTGTCAACGAGGTGAGGAAACTGGAGCCCGGGCTTTACCACTACTCGATCAAGGCCCATCAGCTCGAAGAGTTGAGGCGGGGCGACTTTCGCGGACAGATTGCCGCTGCGGCGCTCGGGCAGGGGATGTGTGCGACTGCGGGCGTGGTTTTTGTGTGGTCGGCGGTGTTCGAGCGGTGCAAATGGAAGTATGGCCAGCGGGCGTATAGATATATTTATCTCGACGCGGGGCATATTGCGGAGAATCTGGCATTGGCGGCGGTCAGCTTGAATCTGGGCAGTTGCGAGATAGGGGCCTTATTCGACGACCAGGTCAACGCGATCCTCGGTCTCGACGGCGAAGAGGAAAGCGTAGTCTGCATGGGCGTAGTCGGTGTACCGGCGTAG
- a CDS encoding ribokinase, whose amino-acid sequence MTGRSPKVVVIGSTYVEMTVRCSQIPSPGQSVVGSSLSYSAAGPGPDQAVQAALCGCEVHLISKVGGDHCAELVKRDLAEFKVNTELVCAAEAKNTGMVVTLVNSAGENAACFYAGANSALQPQDIDAAEQVISDADVCLIHGGLPYQALIKALRCANVHGTMIILDPARPVESRCIGGEQGGDLPMEFFSADVLIPNLCEAAEITDKSAGNIRTAKLIGSDLVTRGVKYAVITMGRRGCMVVDRNGADQIPSFNVELVDQAGSGDAFAGALAACCAVGDEIREAVKFASAAGALACSKFGFIEAMPTKAEIIQLLQRDDIDVLPSNP is encoded by the coding sequence ATGACGGGACGGAGTCCGAAAGTCGTAGTAATCGGCAGCACTTATGTTGAGATGACGGTTCGGTGCAGCCAGATTCCTTCTCCCGGCCAGAGCGTGGTAGGTTCGTCCCTTTCGTACAGTGCGGCCGGTCCGGGCCCCGACCAGGCCGTGCAGGCGGCGCTGTGCGGCTGCGAGGTTCATCTTATCAGCAAAGTCGGGGGCGATCACTGTGCAGAGCTGGTGAAAAGGGATTTGGCTGAGTTCAAAGTCAATACGGAGCTTGTTTGTGCCGCCGAGGCCAAGAATACCGGGATGGTCGTAACGCTGGTGAATAGTGCCGGAGAGAACGCCGCCTGTTTCTATGCCGGGGCAAATAGCGCTCTTCAGCCTCAGGACATAGATGCCGCCGAGCAGGTTATCTCCGACGCCGACGTCTGTCTTATTCACGGTGGATTGCCGTATCAGGCGCTTATAAAGGCGCTTCGCTGCGCAAATGTGCACGGCACAATGATCATTCTTGACCCCGCCAGACCGGTGGAGTCGAGGTGCATCGGAGGTGAGCAGGGCGGTGACCTTCCGATGGAGTTTTTCTCGGCCGACGTCCTTATTCCGAATCTGTGCGAGGCGGCTGAGATAACCGACAAGTCGGCAGGGAATATTCGCACGGCCAAACTCATAGGCTCAGACCTGGTTACCCGCGGCGTGAAGTATGCGGTCATCACTATGGGCAGGCGAGGCTGCATGGTCGTGGACAGGAACGGGGCCGATCAGATACCGTCCTTCAACGTGGAGCTGGTAGACCAGGCCGGCAGCGGGGACGCCTTCGCAGGTGCTCTGGCGGCTTGCTGTGCGGTGGGAGACGAGATACGGGAGGCTGTCAAGTTTGCATCGGCAGCGGGGGCGCTGGCCTGCTCGAAGTTCGGTTTCATCGAGGCCATGCCCACGAAGGCTGAGATCATTCAGCTTCTGCAGAGGGACGACATCGACGTGCTGCCGAGCAATCCGTAA